One stretch of Chrysiogenia bacterium DNA includes these proteins:
- a CDS encoding ABC transporter ATP-binding protein, whose amino-acid sequence MNTPIVELSNVTKRYGADEVVRALSFSVERGECVGLLGPNGAGKTSTLRMMTGQAHISGGEIKLFGTPIQHRPRQVRARFGVVTQDDTLDEELTSYENLLVFASYFSVPRAEAHRRAEDLLEFVHLEDKRDVNIDKLSGGMRRRLLIARALVNAPDLVILDEPTTGLDPQARHLIWQKLRLLKRQGTT is encoded by the coding sequence GTGAACACGCCCATCGTCGAACTCAGCAACGTGACCAAGCGCTACGGCGCCGACGAGGTCGTGCGCGCGCTCTCGTTTTCGGTGGAGCGCGGCGAGTGCGTGGGCCTGCTGGGCCCCAACGGCGCGGGCAAGACGAGCACGCTGCGCATGATGACCGGGCAGGCCCACATCAGCGGCGGCGAGATCAAGCTCTTCGGCACGCCCATCCAGCACCGCCCGCGCCAGGTGCGCGCGAGGTTCGGCGTCGTCACCCAGGACGACACCCTCGACGAAGAGCTTACCTCCTACGAGAACCTGCTCGTCTTCGCCTCCTACTTCAGCGTGCCGCGCGCGGAGGCCCACCGCCGCGCCGAAGACCTCCTTGAATTCGTGCACCTCGAAGACAAGCGCGACGTGAACATCGACAAGCTCTCGGGCGGCATGCGCCGGCGTCTGCTGATTGCGCGCGCACTGGTCAACGCGCCCGACCTGGTCATTCTCGACGAACCCACAACGGGCCTCGACCCGCAGGCTCGCCACCTGATCTGGCAGAAGCTGCGCCTGCTCAAGCGGCAGGGCACGAC
- a CDS encoding ferredoxin family protein yields the protein MAYVVTHYCVDCRYTDCVEACPVEAFHQGPRMVYINPETCIDCDACVPACPVQAIFPEDEVPEKWKRFIEINATECENYDAVSEKIDPLPTAVTLEEQQKRESEGKLPEYP from the coding sequence ATGGCTTATGTCGTTACCCACTACTGTGTGGACTGCCGCTACACCGATTGCGTTGAGGCCTGCCCGGTCGAGGCGTTCCACCAGGGACCCCGCATGGTCTACATCAATCCCGAAACCTGCATCGACTGCGACGCGTGCGTGCCCGCCTGCCCGGTCCAGGCAATCTTTCCCGAGGACGAGGTGCCCGAGAAGTGGAAACGCTTCATCGAGATCAACGCCACCGAGTGCGAGAATTACGACGCAGTCTCCGAAAAGATCGACCCGCTTCCCACGGCCGTGACGCTCGAGGAGCAGCAAAAGCGCGAGTCCGAGGGCAAGCTTCCCGAGTATCCCTAG